The following coding sequences lie in one Niabella agricola genomic window:
- a CDS encoding DUF6157 family protein yields MNQHTTNYTNAFIQVADDCPAGSGEVPPVKGQPTAANIQFEMIRKNPYRFTSDDVIFEVYARKNDLTKAGYQAARTAFFSKGQPCLRASPLTKRYGWGVHSNAEGKIAIYGVETKEYAQFLKDKSLKLVKAMRASR; encoded by the coding sequence ATGAACCAGCATACCACTAATTACACCAATGCCTTTATACAGGTAGCAGACGATTGCCCCGCCGGTTCCGGTGAAGTGCCCCCGGTAAAAGGACAGCCAACAGCAGCCAACATCCAGTTTGAGATGATCCGGAAAAACCCTTACCGGTTCACATCGGACGATGTAATCTTTGAAGTATATGCCAGAAAAAATGATCTGACAAAAGCCGGGTATCAGGCAGCACGCACCGCATTCTTTTCAAAAGGGCAACCCTGTTTGAGGGCTTCTCCCCTTACAAAACGGTATGGATGGGGGGTGCACAGCAATGCGGAGGGTAAGATCGCCATTTACGGGGTTGAAACAAAAGAGTATGCGCAGTTCCTAAAAGACAAATCTCTCAAGCTCGTTAAGGCTATGCGCGCTTCAAGATAA
- a CDS encoding YciI family protein — translation MKKFIALFREPDGRADQHTENAIKAHRENWAAWMKRWQQQINGGSGLTLDGRMLKAPQAEVIHDVYKNGTEIVGGFLLITATDLDAAAAMMQSCPIFEFGGYIEIRELQQQ, via the coding sequence ATGAAAAAATTCATCGCCTTATTCCGGGAACCCGACGGAAGAGCAGATCAACACACAGAAAACGCCATAAAAGCACACCGGGAAAACTGGGCTGCGTGGATGAAACGCTGGCAGCAGCAGATCAACGGAGGCAGTGGGCTCACCCTGGACGGCCGGATGTTAAAAGCCCCGCAGGCTGAAGTAATCCATGATGTTTATAAAAACGGAACAGAAATTGTTGGCGGCTTTTTATTGATCACAGCAACAGACCTGGATGCAGCAGCGGCAATGATGCAATCCTGCCCCATTTTTGAATTTGGAGGCTATATAGAAATCCGGGAATTGCAGCAGCAGTAA
- the rpsO gene encoding 30S ribosomal protein S15, with product MPITKERNAAIFTEFGGKATNTGSIEGQVAQVTERIAQISAHLKENKKDFSTHRGLMQLVGKRKRLLTYLQKHNLAGYRALIEKLGLRK from the coding sequence ATGCCAATTACAAAAGAAAGAAACGCAGCAATTTTTACCGAATTTGGCGGTAAAGCTACTAACACCGGTTCTATTGAAGGACAGGTTGCTCAAGTGACTGAGCGTATTGCACAGATCAGTGCCCATTTAAAAGAAAACAAAAAAGATTTCTCCACCCACCGCGGATTGATGCAACTGGTTGGTAAACGTAAGCGTTTGCTGACTTACCTGCAGAAACACAACCTGGCAGGCTACCGTGCATTAATCGAAAAACTGGGTCTGAGAAAATAA